In the Desulfitobacterium hafniense DCB-2 genome, CCGGCGCACCAAAAGCCGGAAAAGAGCCTTGCCCGACCAAGTTACACCCGGCCAAACATCAGCAAGAACTTCCCGTACGACTCTGCAAGGAAGGGCAGATACCACTCTGCAGGGAATATTTTCGCTGCTCCATGAAGAACCCGTGGGCCAAACCTCTCCCTTGGCAGGAATGTGGGCTGTTGCCAAAAAGGATTTGCTTTACCTGAAGAGAGATACCCGGGAGTGGTTTGGCTATCTGACTCCTTTGATCATCATGGCTTTTTTTATCGCCCAATACCTCTTTGTCCGCACACCAGGCTCCGAATCATCCCTGGTCACCGTCTTTATCATGTACACGATCATGTTCAGCGGCAACATGGCTCTGCTTTCCTTTGGCCGGGAAGGAGAATCCGATTGGCTTTTGAACAGCGTTCCGCTGGGAGGCTGGCCGGTGGTATTAGGAAAACTGCTGGCGGCAGTCTTACCAACCTTGGTCCTGATGGAAGCTCTCCTGGTGGGAACCGCCCTGGCCATCGGCTTAAGCACCACGATGATCCTGGCTTTAGCCTTCGGCGCCATCTTTCTATCGCTGGGCTCCAGTGCCATTGGTCTCTTTTATTCCATTAACTATTCCCGATTTAACCCGGAAAATCCTCAGCAGCGGATTTCCCCGGGAGCATCCATGTTCATGTATCTGGTGAATATGATCTTTGTCCTCTTGCTGGCCTTGGGCATTCTCTATGTGTTCCGTCCGGTGGAATTAGTGGCTGTCCTGCAGGCGCTTCCTCCCGTAACCTACGAAGGCGGCTTTTGGTCAGGTGTTCTCTATGTCCTGTATCTTCTGAGCCGGCCGATCCTCTGGCCAACCTGGGCACGGCTGATTATCGGTATTCCCGTTACGGCCGCTATCTGGGCAGTGATGTTCTTTGGCTTTATGGCCGCCACTGTAAGACAAAGCCGTAAAGGCTTCCGGGTGGAGATCGTCACCACGAAAAAGAAGCAGAAAACAAGGAAGAAAAAGTAGAGGTAAAGTAGAGGTGTTGAGCCCATGTCCATAGAGCCGTTGCTGACCATTCAAAACAATGAACAGCTGAGCCAACTTCTTCAAGAACAAAAAACCTCAATCCTCTACTTCAGCAGCCCTGACTGCAATGTCTGCCACGCCCTTTTGCCTAAAGTGTTGAAAGTGGCACAGGTTTACAAGATTCCCGTAGGGCAAATCAACACTCAGGAATTTAAGGAAGGAGCAGGGCAGCTCCTGGTCTTTACCGTACCGACGCTGCTGGTTATGTGCGAAGGAAGAGAGATTCTCAGAGAGAGTCGGTTCATAGACCTCCAAAATACAGCCCGGATTCTGGAGTCCGTCACCGAAGAGATGCAGGTACCTTCTAGCATTATAAGCTTATCTAATATATAATGAGGTGTAATACTTTAAATCCCGTATGATTTCGGGTGTCTAAAGATGCCTGTAGCGTGAAAAAATAGTAGAGTAGACCTGATAACTAAAGAAATTGAGGTGAAGCCATGATTACTTTTGGAATGATTACACCAACCGTAGCCATTATCGTCTTGGTAATTGCGCTGCTTATTTTTGGTCCCGGCAAGCTTCCTGAAGTTGGGAAGGCCATGAATAAGGGATTAAAGAATTTTAAACGTGAAATGAACACTGTCGATGCGGAAATTGTCAGCGAAGAAAAGAACACCGATCCCAAGGAAAAGACAGAAGAGTAAAAGATAGAAGGATAAAAGAGACGTTTTGACTCCTCCAGGGGACAGCCAAAACGTCTCTTCTTATGTTTCCTATTTTCTTGCCGACCGGCCTCAAATAATAGTTGAGAACTATCGTCTTGCTCGTTTGGTTTTTACTTATGAATAACCCCGGCTGGATACATAATAAAAAGATAAAAATAGATCACTTGTTAGGAGGTAACAGCATGGGCAACAAACTCGTGGAACTAGTCTCAGCATTGACCACCTCTTCTGAAGAAGTGCTTCCCGATATCCTTATTCTTGAATTCCGAATCGTAACAGCCTGTCTTGTCGGGATACCCGAAGAGGAAGGATCTCAATGGGTTCTTGTGGATACAGGCCTGGAAAACTCCAGCCAATTCATTCTGGAATCCGTTCATTCCCGTTTCGGAAAAAACAGCCGTCCTCAGGCCATTATTTTAACCCATGGACATTTCGATCACGTGGGTTCTGTAAAAGAATTGGCAGAATACTGGGATGTTCCCGTCTACGCCCATACTCTGGAACTTCCTTATCTTACCGGCAAAAAGGATTACCCTTTAGCTGATCCAGGAGTAGGAGGAGGATTGGTGTCCGGGATATCCACCACCTTTCCCCATACCCGAATTGACTTAGGCTACCGCATCTTTCCTTTGCCTGATCATGGCGAGGTCCCAGGTATGCCGGGTTGGCAATGGGTTCATACCCCAGGCCATACCGACGGACATATCTCCCTGTTCCGGGAAAAAGATCGGGTTCTTCTCGCCGCCGATGCCTTTACGACAACGAAGCAGGAATCCCTGTGGTCCGTAATGACTCAAGAGGAGCAGATGGGCGGACCGCCAAAGTATTTTACGACAGATTGGGTGGAAGCCGAAAAATCTGTAAAGCGATTGGAAGAATTGAAGCCCTCCCTGGTCATCCCCAGTCATGGCAAACCCATGGCAGGGGATGAATTAAGCCATCACTTAGTCTATCTTGCTCAGCATTTCCAAGAAATCGCTGTGCCGGAACAAGGAAGGTTTGTAGAGTAAAAAGAATACACCATATAAAGGCATGAGATCAGCAGGAAATACACCTTCAAAATAGAATAGTTAGACAAATCAGTTAATTGGGGAGATGTGAAGGTGGGGGGTAATCATGAAAGAAAGCCAAAAGAAATACCGGGATGCCCTGGAGCATGCCAAGCAAGAATTTGCCAAGCGCAGTTTTGCCAAGATTCTGGAGCTGTCCGGAGCTGCTCCTTATGACGAATCCAGTCTGGTCCTCTTCTATGGGGGTGAACATTACCGGGTCTGGTACCCCGAAGGGGAAATCAGCCCCTGTGAGGACATCACTGATCAGATTCTGATCCTTCAGTATCTGACAGAAGTATGCGGAGTCCAGCCTACCGGACGTTGGATATCCTTCCGAGAGCTGCCGGGCGGAAACAACCACTATGGAGCCTTTAAGCTGGAAGCTATGGATCCGATAGCCGAGCACTTCGGCAACTCACCGGAGAAATTCGAGTCCATATGCCAGATGCTCAAAGGCAAAAAACTGGCAATGGGAGACATAGCCTATGCCATAGAGGTTCTGCCCAAACTTGAGCTGGCCTTGATTCTGTGGCTGGCCGACGACGAATGGCCGGCCAAGGCCAATCTGCTTTATGACGCCACAGCCAGCATGCATCTGAATACGGAAGGGCTGGAAGTTATGGCCATCAATCTGGTGGAGAAGATGATTGCCAAGGCTGCCAGCCTCTAGATAAAAGACCTGAAGGGTGCCGCGGGCTGCTAAGAAGCAGCCCGCGGCACCCTTCAGGCTTGCACGGAGAGATATCAGAAAAAATAATATTTTATTAATATTTAGCAATAAACTGTTAATATCTATGTGATAATATACACAATATAGTAACGAATAATCTACTATAGGGCTGAGAGGCGGAAAGGAGGTTAAAGGCAAGCATTAGTGGAGAGATAAAAGCAAAAGGATTCACAAGTACAAGCAAAACGGAGGCTACAGAAGAGAATCTTCCCCAGCGAAAGGGGGCTCAGGGAAGCGCGGATGGATAACATCAGACTCAGAAACTAAAAAATTTAAGGGCGAAGCGGAGGTAGGAAAATGGTAAATAAAGATTTCAAGGTCAGTCGCCGCTCCTTTTTGAAATGGAGCGCAGCTGTTGCCGGCTCATCGACACTGGTGGGATGCATGCCCCTAACTTCGGGAGCAGGAGCTGAACCGGCAGTTGCTCAAGCCGGAAACCGTCATCTTGATGCGGAAATAAAGCCTTCGATATGTTGGCATAATTGCGGCGGGCGCTGTCAGATTAAAGCCCAGGTGAAGGACGGTGTTGTCCTGAGTTTTGTGACGGACAATGAGGGACCGGATACTCCGGATAATCTTCAGGCCAGGGCTTGTTTGAAAGGGAGATCCCAGCGTCAGCGCCTCTATCATCCGGATCGGCTGAAATACCCCATGAAACGAGTGGGGGAGCGGGGAGCCGGGCAATGGGAGAAGATCTCCTGGGAAGAGGCTCTGGATACCACAGCTTCTGAGTTAAAACGTATTATCAATCAATATGGCAATGAATCGGTATATTTTATTTATGCTTCAGGGGTAGGTGGGGCATTTAACCAAAGCTATGTAGGGGGAGCATCTGCGAGACTTCTTAATGCACTGGGAGGATATCTGAGCTTTTATGGCAACTACAGCCAGGCCAATTATATGTATGCCATTCCTTATATGTTTGGAGCCGGTTATGGAGGAAGCTCACCCACCAGTTTTTCAGATGCCCAGCTGATCGTGATGTTCGGCGATAATCCCGCCAGCACAAGAGTGGGTGGTCTTAATTCAACATACTATCTCAAATTAGCGAAAGAAAACGGAACCAAAGTTATTGTCATCGATCCCCGTCACAGTGATACGGTAGGCACCTTTGCCGACCAGTGGATTCCTATTCGTCCGACCACTGATGCGGCACTTGTGGCAGGCCTTGCTTATGTCATACTGACAGAGGAGCTTCATGATCAAGCCTTTCTGGACAAGTATTGTATAGGTTTTGATGAAGAGCACATGCCTGAG is a window encoding:
- a CDS encoding putative ABC transporter permease subunit; the protein is MRILLPPPIETPPPPQSFFQDFILLFKNQFRVSWNKFRHRPKSAMLLYALLIFFIVAFISSMGYLAYGALGSISYEVVEGFLSLLFLGGLVGQIFFGITAAFAALYMSEDLELLFIAPVSLKAVFAVKSLSVIASNFLTALLFVFLPGLFYGLFFQAGPAFYILVLLVGLGLMIIGTAIAELLNLVVMRIVPPHRSKEAVGFIGALAGIMIALFFQIPNLILGREEQFDMTSWLTGNEQVLNLMHLFPWGWGSQALVAGMSGDFLVGLGWSLLLLAVGVGLFLLAFNLLEQGFRRGFISLSQGEGGRRRTKSRKRALPDQVTPGQTSARTSRTTLQGRADTTLQGIFSLLHEEPVGQTSPLAGMWAVAKKDLLYLKRDTREWFGYLTPLIIMAFFIAQYLFVRTPGSESSLVTVFIMYTIMFSGNMALLSFGREGESDWLLNSVPLGGWPVVLGKLLAAVLPTLVLMEALLVGTALAIGLSTTMILALAFGAIFLSLGSSAIGLFYSINYSRFNPENPQQRISPGASMFMYLVNMIFVLLLALGILYVFRPVELVAVLQALPPVTYEGGFWSGVLYVLYLLSRPILWPTWARLIIGIPVTAAIWAVMFFGFMAATVRQSRKGFRVEIVTTKKKQKTRKKK
- a CDS encoding thioredoxin family protein gives rise to the protein MSIEPLLTIQNNEQLSQLLQEQKTSILYFSSPDCNVCHALLPKVLKVAQVYKIPVGQINTQEFKEGAGQLLVFTVPTLLVMCEGREILRESRFIDLQNTARILESVTEEMQVPSSIISLSNI
- the tatA gene encoding twin-arginine translocase TatA/TatE family subunit, encoding MITFGMITPTVAIIVLVIALLIFGPGKLPEVGKAMNKGLKNFKREMNTVDAEIVSEEKNTDPKEKTEE
- a CDS encoding MBL fold metallo-hydrolase, with the translated sequence MGNKLVELVSALTTSSEEVLPDILILEFRIVTACLVGIPEEEGSQWVLVDTGLENSSQFILESVHSRFGKNSRPQAIILTHGHFDHVGSVKELAEYWDVPVYAHTLELPYLTGKKDYPLADPGVGGGLVSGISTTFPHTRIDLGYRIFPLPDHGEVPGMPGWQWVHTPGHTDGHISLFREKDRVLLAADAFTTTKQESLWSVMTQEEQMGGPPKYFTTDWVEAEKSVKRLEELKPSLVIPSHGKPMAGDELSHHLVYLAQHFQEIAVPEQGRFVE
- a CDS encoding DUF3786 domain-containing protein, translated to MKESQKKYRDALEHAKQEFAKRSFAKILELSGAAPYDESSLVLFYGGEHYRVWYPEGEISPCEDITDQILILQYLTEVCGVQPTGRWISFRELPGGNNHYGAFKLEAMDPIAEHFGNSPEKFESICQMLKGKKLAMGDIAYAIEVLPKLELALILWLADDEWPAKANLLYDATASMHLNTEGLEVMAINLVEKMIAKAASL